Proteins encoded in a region of the Drosophila busckii strain San Diego stock center, stock number 13000-0081.31 chromosome 2L, ASM1175060v1, whole genome shotgun sequence genome:
- the LOC108607805 gene encoding enolase-phosphatase E1, with protein sequence MSLQAALDDCLIDFDRRVLVTDLLETYKLTYKEAHEVLEAHIKQQESASATKYEKRFVVHGKQADSNAELYTIVQGEEKLKEWLGKLQNAESQLYSVEVAGGSKSAAPIFKPMKQLEVKLARVEQRASAKPNGVSNGVHKPAEVKAEDVKPNSSSKVEAPKPAAEAQKKASPPEQSGKGKAAKKGSISNFFGAAAAAKKEPAKETKPAAAKPSSMENFFKKQPAANNTKKSPESSSSTSVKKESLASNTKKSPESSSSDKKELLASNTKKSFKGSNSSSSFSHVKKESPAAKNTSVQLFLADSDNSSDEEEKMDKLRRNVIDSGDESDEASAKTSRSKRRRIEDSDDEEQPPKKTNEQEQSKQQEKPLEAMEVEQSATNETYLDEDGFVITIKSKKQNTQPAKKKTSPTATATAKATVAATKKKSPPAAKEAAKTKQGNIMSFFTKK encoded by the coding sequence ATGTCGCTGCAAGCAGCTCTTGATGATTGCCTAATTGATTTTGATCGACGTGTGCTGGTCACCGATCTGCTGGAAACTTACAAATTAACTTACAAAGAAGCGCACGAAGTGCTCGAGGCGCATATTAAGCAGCAGGAAAGTGCAAGTGCCACCAAATATGAGAAGCGCTTTGTTGTGCATGGCAAGCAAGCCGACAGCAATGCCGAATTGTATACAATTGTGCAAGGCGAGGAGAAGCTTAAGGAATGGCTGGGCAAGTTGCAAAATGCTGAATCGCAGCTGTACTCGGTTGAAGTGGCGGGCGGTTCCAAGAGTGCGGCGCCAATATTCAAGCCCATGAAGCAACTGGAGGTGAAACTGGCAAGGGTAGAGCAGCGTGCTAGTGCCAAGCCTAATGGTGTCAGCAATGGTGTGCATAAACCAGCTGAAGTTAAGGCAGAGGACGTTaagcccaacagcagcagcaaagtggaAGCACCAAAGCCTGCAGCCGAGGCGCAGAAAAAAGCTTCACCGCCAGAGCAGtcaggcaaaggcaaagccgcAAAAAAAGGCAGCATTAGCAACTtctttggcgctgctgcagcggctaAAAAGGAACCAGCGAAAGAAACTAAGCCAGCGGCAGCTAAGCCCAGCAGCATGGAAAACTTTTTCAAGAAGCAACCAGCAGCTAACAATACTAAGAAATCAcccgagagcagcagcagcaccagcgtCAAAAAGGAATCGCTGGCTAGCAACACTAAGAAATCAcccgagagcagcagcagcgacaaaaagGAATTGCTTGCTAGCAACACTAAAAAATCATTCAAgggtagcaacagcagcagcagcttcagccaCGTCAAAAAGGAATCGCCTGCTGCTAAAAACACTTCTGTGCAGCTTTTCCTTGCGGACAGCGATAACTCCTCTGATGAGGAAGAGAAGATGGACAAGCTGCGTCGCAATGTAATTGACTCTGGCGATGAGTCAGATGAGGCGAGTGCCAAAACTAGCAGAAGTAAGCGACGTCGCATCGAGGACTCGGATGATGAGGAGCAGCCGCCTAAGAAAACAAACGAGcaagagcaaagcaaacagcaagagAAACCGCTGGAAGCAATGGAGGTAGAGCAGTCAGCTACAAATGAAACATATCTGGATGAAGATGGTTTCGTTATAACAATCAAGTCGAAAAAGCAAAATACGCAGCCAGCTAAGAAGAAGACTTCaccaactgcaacagcaacagcaaaagcaactgtagctgcaacaaaaaagaaatcgCCACCGGCAGCAAAGGAAGCGGCCAAAACCAAACAAGGCAACATTATGAGTTTCTTTACCAAAAAGTGA
- the LOC108607804 gene encoding LOW QUALITY PROTEIN: beta-1,4-glucuronyltransferase 1 (The sequence of the model RefSeq protein was modified relative to this genomic sequence to represent the inferred CDS: inserted 2 bases in 1 codon) codes for MRFEPLGQKMFSRRNWLLRCSILINVAVLLYIGSHVMIGGGNNFTSGGGFLLQEQQPAASALQASSMQPQQQQPTPKNLNEAAYVEEKLLPRVHPEPVAPPVPVXCNDSGGMPEPGQVVGNIGAAGTSTGSSSSGTAEVNNTQADGYIVTGDEKELEERLRSLLNCYERDYDQQTLQRGDFWVLQNYVRADHGELKCHESITYTTHADYTFLDNLVPLLERWNAPISIAMHAPGTDFQPTLDSIKYLRDCVPGNQLVRAFATFHVYFGTKHIPKSVPKAHDALKTGYNCSLPAPYFNISSGHLYKAQKKLLYPVNVGRNIARDAALTHFILASDIELYPNPGLVKKFLEMIARNEPYLRRSAPRVFPLSIFEVDENSPVPHDKTELQEFLRTGKAIPFHKRVCASCHGVPKSKEWMAANETDELSVFHIGKRTGYYVHWEPIYIGTHADPHYDERLSWEGKSDKMTQGYSLCVLDYEFHILDNAFLVHKPGIKVLKKDNRRAMLAGKTNQLIRKIIYPELKIMYGMRKGCAI; via the exons ATGCGTTTTGAGCCGCTGGGTCAGAAAATGTTTTCACGCCGCAATTGGCTGCTGCGTTGCAGTATACTCATCAATGTGGCCGTGCTACTATACATCGGCAGTCATGTGATGATTGGCGGTGGCAATAATTTCACCAGCGGCGGTGGCTTTCTGCTGCAAGAGCAACAGCCAGCGGCTTCGGCGTTACAGGCTTCATCTatgcaaccacaacagcagcagcccacgCCCAAGAATCTGAAT GAGGCGGCTTATGTGGAggaaaaacttttgcccaGAGTGCATCCTGAGCCTGTGGCGCCGCCAGTACCTGT GTGCAATGACAGCGGCGGCATGCCAGAGCCTGGCCAAGTAGTGGGCAACATAGGAGCTGCTGGTACTagcactggcagcagcagtagcggcACCGCTGAGGTAAACAATACACAAGCCGATGGCTACATAGTCACTGGCGACGAAAAGGAGCTGGAGGAGCGACTGCGCTCGCTGCTCAACTGCTACGAGCGTGACTACGATCAGCAGACGCTGCAACGTGGCGACTTCTGGGTGCTGCAGAACTATGTGAGAGCCGATCATGGCGAGCTCAAGTGCCATGAGTCCATAACGTACACAACGCATGCGGATTACACTTTTCTGGACAATCTAGTGCCGCTGCTGGAACG CTGGAATGCGCCCATTAGCATAGCCATGCATGCACCTGGTACAGATTTCCAACCTACGCTGGACTCCATTAAATATCTAAGGGACTGCGTGCCAGGCAATCAACTGGTGCGCGCCTTTGCCACCTTTCACGTTTACTTTGGCACCAAGCACATACCCAAGTCGGTGCCCAAGGCACATGATGCGCTCAAAACGGGCTACAACTGCTCACTGCCAGCGCCCTACTTCAACATAAGCTCCGGCCATTTGTACAAGGCGCAAAAGAAGCTGCTGTATCCAGTTAATGTAGGACGCAACATAGCACGCGATGCAGCGCTAACACATTTTATACTCGCCTCGGATATAGAGCTGTATCCGAATCCAGGACTAGTGAAGAAGTTTCTGGAGATGATAGCGCGCAATGAGCCGTACCTTCGACGCAGTGCGCCCAG AGTCTTTCCACTTAGCATATTTGAGGTGGACGAGAACTCACCCGTGCCGCACGACAAAACGGAGCTGCAGGAATTTCTGCGCACAGGCAAAGCCATACCCTTCCATAAGCGCGTGTGCGCCAGTTGTCATGGCGTGCCCAAGTCCAAGGAATGGATGGCAGCCAATGAAACAGACGAGCTGAGCGTCTTTCACATAGGCAAGCGCACTGGTTACTATGTGCACTGGGAGCCCATCTACATAGGCACACATGCCGATCCGCACTACGACGAGCGGCTGAGCTGGGAGGGCAAAAGCGACAAGATGACGCAG GGCTACTCGCTGTGTGTGCTGGACTACGAGTTCCATATACTGGACAATGCTTTTCTGGTGCACAAGCCGGGCATAAAAGTGCTGAAGAAGGACAATCGGCGTGCCATGCTGGCGGGCAAAACGAATCAGCTGATACGCAAAATAATCTATCCGGAATTGAAGATCATGTACGGCATGCGCAAAGGCTGTGCGATATAG
- the LOC108596747 gene encoding protein obstructor-E isoform X2, giving the protein MAKIIFSAIVCIAMFGSLASAAGGACREANGTAPVSGSCDAYIQCRDGVAEEMLCPDGLLYNEKSTGYPCGYPIDVECTEPSARLQSAQPTDECPHQFGYYRMGDASHCGQFMNCAAGRGFVFDCPVGLAWNPATYKCDWPDQVEGCDAEAFLGFRCPAPAQRSELLGEQEQDYTFHASPDNCQLYFICIEGRPRRIGCGEDQAFNQETKQCDDIENVPNCSADIIEKGAQIKAARLNAAKERRVKN; this is encoded by the exons ATGGCTAAGATCATATTTAGTGCTATAGTGTGCATCGCCATGTTTGGCTCTTTAG CTTCTGCCGCTGGCGGAGCCTGCCGTGAAGCGAACGGCACAGCGCCCGTGTCCGGCTCGTGCGATGCGTACATTCAGTGCCGCGATGGCGTAGCCGAGGAGATGCTCTGCCCGGACGGTCTGCTGTACAATGAGAAGTCGACGGGCTATCCTTGCGGCTATCCCATCGATGTGGAGTGCACAGAGCCCTCGGCTCGTCTGCAGTCGGCGCAGCCCACGGACGAGTGCCCACATCAGTTCGGCTACTATCGGATGGGCGATGCCAGCCACTGCGGACAGTTCATGAACTGCGCCGCCGGACGCGGCTTTGTGTTTGATTGTCCCGTCGGCTTGGCCTGGAATCCAGCAACCTACAAGTGCGACTGGCCCGATCAGGTCGAAGGCTGCGATGCTGAAGCTTTCCTGGGCTTCCGTTGCCCAGCACCAGCTCAACGTTCCGAGCTGCTCGgcgagcaggagcaggacTACACCTTCCATGCCTCGCCAGACAATTGCCAGCTGTACTTCATTTGCATTGAGGGACGCCCACGTCGCATTGGCTGCGGCGAGGATCAGGCCTTCAACCAGGAGACCAAGCAGTGCGACGATATCGAGAATGTGCCCAACTGCAGTGCGGACATAATCGAGAAGGGCGCTCAGATCAAGGCCGCGCGCCTGAATGCCGCCAAGGAGCGTCGCGTTAAGAACTAA
- the LOC108596747 gene encoding protein obstructor-E isoform X1: protein MAKIIFSAIVCIAMFGSLALASPDCPVPNGRFAAGDQCDAYTECLEGVATPKLCPDGLLFHQRTKATGECTYAPYSTCKERARLQPANGTDECPRQFGFYPNGDAAKCGVYRNCAHGVASITKCPEGLAFNEETYQCDWPDLVASCNAEAYLGFNCPAPELVDGISPEVDVSPEGELRYYRHPQTCKKYFVCVNGHPRLYNCGKYLAFNAQSKLCDFYNKVPECYALLKEKQKLKAERTLPVLGQALL from the exons ATGGCTAAGATCATATTTAGTGCTATAGTGTGCATCGCCATGTTTGGCTCTTTAG CTCTGGCTTCACCTGATTGTCCCGTGCCCAATGGACGCTTCGCAGCTGGCGATCAGTGTGATGCCTACACAGAGTGCCTGGAGGGCGTGGCAACGCCCAAGCTTTGCCCAGATG GTCTGCTGTTCCATCAGCGCACCAAGGCCACAGGTGAGTGCACCTATGCGCCCTACTCCACTTGCAAGGAGCGCGCGCGTCTGCAGCCCGCCAACGGCACTGACGAGTGCCCACGCCAGTTTGGCTTCTATCCCAACGGCGATGCCGCCAAGTGCGGCGTCTATCGCAACTGCGCTCATGGCGTGGCCAGCATTACCAAGTGCCCAGAAGGTTTGGCCTTCAACGAGGAGACCTACCAGTGCGATTGGCCCGATCTAGTCGCCAGCTGCAATGCTGAAGCTTATTTGGGCTTCAATTGCCCCGCCCCCGAGCTGGTCGATGGCATTTCGCCCGAGGTTGATGTCAGCCCCGAGGGTGAGCTGCGCTACTATCGCCATCCACAGACCTGCAAGAAATACTTTGTCTGCGTCAATGGCCATCCACGTCTCTATAACTGCGGCAAGTATCTGGCCTTCAATGCCCAGAGCAAGCTCTGCGACTTTTACAACAAGGTGCCCGAGTGCTATGCCCTGCTCAAGGAGAAGCAAAAGCTGAAGGCTGAGCGCACTCTGCCCGTGCTGGGCCAAGCCTTGCTGTAA
- the LOC108607942 gene encoding neuroguidin, which produces MVQALDYDCEVQGQQDIPQAIQLLGEMNSNVKQVTDLVEGMLQRVKRGELTTEYGLSFLEVKYHMLLDYLINLTYVVLRKCSGETIEGDPSIERLIEIRTVLEKIRPIDYKLRYQIDKLVKTATTGVSSSTDPILYKPNPEDMLSAAGAEHAEQDDDDSDEHDDDEDEDEAAGAAKKPRKAATAGNTGVYVPPRIKPVYYDGDERDADKEKKAMERAKKRAITTSMLQDLKEEYLDVPTELSSGSRAQQLLSQTAKEKQEYEETYLMRLPVTKAEKHRQRKLTTLGTLGDEILGEISRESALRGDGASKKRKLAKTRGGKGKKRGGKKRKFH; this is translated from the exons GCGCTGGACTATGATTGCGAGGTGCAGGGTCAGCAGGATATACCGCAGGCCATACAGCTGCTGGGCGAGATGAACAGCAATGTGAAGCAGGTGACGGATTTGGTTGAGGGCATGCTGCAGCGCGTGAAGCGCGGCGAGCTGACCACAGAGTATGGGCTAAGCTTTCTCGAAGTGAAGTATCACATGCTGCTCGATTATCTTATTAATCTGACGTATGTGGTGCTGCGCAAATGCTCGGGCGAAACCATTGAGGGTGATCCGTCGATTGAGCGCTTGATTGAAATACGCACTGTGCTGGAGAAGATACGGCCCATAGACTACAAGCTGCGCTATCAGATCGATAAGCTTGTTAAGACGGCCACCACTGGCGTCTCCAGCAGCACAGATCCCATTTTGTATAAGCCCAATCCGGAGGATATGCTAAGCGCTGCAGGCGCAGAGCATGCAGAGCAAGATGACGATGATAGCGATGAAcacgatgatgatgaggatgaggatgaagctgctggcgctgcgaAAAAGCCACGCAAAGCAGCTACAGCTGGCAACACAGGCGTCTATGTGCCGCCACGCATTAAGCCAGTTTACTATGATGGCGATGAGCGTGATGCAGACAAGGAGAAGAAGGCCATGGAGCGTGCCAAGAAGCGCGCCATAAC tacATCCATGCTGCAGGACTTGAAGGAAGAGTATTTGGATGTGCCCACTGAGCTGTCGTCGGGCTCGCgtgctcagcagctgctgtcgcaAACGGCAAAAGAGAAACAGGAATACGAGGAGACCTACTTGATGCGTCTGCCCGTAACCAAAGCGGAGAAGCATCGTCAACGCAAGCTCACTACATTGG gCACTCTTGGTGATGAAATTCTAGGCGAGATTAGCCGCGAATCGGCGCTGCGTGGCGATGGCGCTAGCAAAAAACGCAAGTTGGCCAAAACACGCGGCGGCAAGGGCAAGAAACGTGGCGGCAAAAAGCGAAAGTTCCATTAA